In one Mucilaginibacter ginsenosidivorax genomic region, the following are encoded:
- the rpsR gene encoding 30S ribosomal protein S18 gives MANEQIKYVTAPKVEDNRKKYCRFKKNGIKYIDYKDANFLLKFINDQGKVLPRRLTGTSLKFQRKVAQAVKRARHIGLLPYVTDSLK, from the coding sequence ATGGCAAACGAACAAATTAAATACGTTACCGCTCCAAAAGTGGAGGATAACCGTAAAAAATACTGCCGTTTTAAAAAGAATGGTATTAAGTATATCGATTACAAAGACGCTAACTTTTTATTGAAGTTCATTAACGATCAGGGTAAAGTATTACCACGCCGTTTAACAGGTACTTCATTAAAATTCCAGCGTAAAGTGGCCCAGGCTGTTAAACGTGCCCGCCATATTGGTTTATTACCTTACGTTACAGATTCATTAAAATAA
- a CDS encoding YdeI/OmpD-associated family protein, which translates to MEQYDSRVDAFIEKAADFAKPILEYIREIVHETSPLLVETVKWGFPFFDYKGPVCQMAAFKEHCSFGFWKATLLIDPHSALSIGDGSAGSFGRITKIEDLPSKEILQDFIRQAIALNESGKKTPEAVKKASAPKTELVIPEYFTEFLKTYPNASFNFDKSSYSHKKEYVEWIVDAKSDATRQKRMETAAEWIAEGKSRHWKYK; encoded by the coding sequence ATGGAACAATACGATAGCCGGGTTGATGCTTTTATTGAAAAAGCCGCCGATTTTGCCAAACCAATATTGGAATACATCAGGGAAATTGTACATGAAACATCCCCTTTATTGGTGGAGACCGTAAAATGGGGCTTCCCTTTTTTTGATTACAAGGGCCCGGTATGCCAGATGGCTGCTTTTAAAGAGCACTGTTCATTCGGTTTCTGGAAGGCAACGTTATTGATTGATCCTCATAGTGCATTAAGCATCGGCGATGGATCTGCCGGCAGCTTTGGCAGGATAACTAAAATAGAAGACTTGCCATCTAAAGAGATTCTACAGGATTTTATACGGCAGGCAATAGCCTTGAACGAAAGTGGCAAGAAAACACCTGAGGCTGTAAAAAAGGCGTCGGCTCCAAAAACCGAATTGGTTATCCCTGAATATTTCACGGAGTTTTTGAAAACTTACCCTAACGCGAGTTTTAACTTCGATAAATCCAGCTACTCGCATAAAAAGGAATATGTGGAATGGATAGTTGATGCCAAAAGCGATGCTACCCGCCAGAAACGAATGGAAACCGCTGCTGAGTGGATTGCCGAGGGCAAATCAAGACATTGGAAGTATAAATAA
- the mtgA gene encoding monofunctional biosynthetic peptidoglycan transglycosylase has translation MQRNYNSSKLSNSKPGKKSSVPKSRFNGIFKLVFRIFKLGFILFFGLSLFGVLLFRFVRPPFTWLMIERGFQQKARGVDWKIDKQWVSFDEISDNMKRAAVAAEDQSFLEHHGFDFKAIEKAIEKNAHSKRLIGGSTISQQVAKNVFLWEGRSLLRKGIEAYFTVLIEVFWSKKRIMEMYLNEIEMGDGIYGIEAASQAYFHKHASDLTKHEAAAIAVIFPSPLKWSATNPTRYLKHRQYLIMKNMKRLGPLDF, from the coding sequence GTGCAACGCAATTACAACTCATCAAAATTATCCAACTCAAAGCCGGGTAAAAAAAGTTCGGTGCCAAAAAGCAGGTTCAATGGTATCTTTAAGCTTGTTTTCCGAATTTTTAAGCTGGGATTTATCCTTTTTTTCGGCCTTAGTTTATTTGGCGTGTTGCTGTTTCGCTTTGTGCGGCCGCCCTTTACCTGGCTGATGATTGAGCGCGGTTTTCAGCAAAAAGCCCGTGGTGTAGATTGGAAGATAGATAAGCAATGGGTGAGTTTTGATGAGATATCTGACAACATGAAACGCGCCGCCGTAGCTGCCGAAGACCAAAGCTTTTTAGAGCACCATGGCTTCGATTTCAAAGCGATAGAAAAAGCTATCGAAAAAAATGCGCACAGTAAAAGACTGATAGGTGGCAGCACCATATCGCAGCAGGTGGCAAAAAATGTTTTCCTGTGGGAAGGCCGTTCGTTGCTGCGTAAAGGGATCGAGGCATATTTCACCGTATTGATTGAAGTTTTCTGGAGCAAGAAACGCATTATGGAAATGTACCTGAACGAAATTGAGATGGGTGACGGCATTTACGGTATCGAAGCTGCATCGCAGGCCTATTTTCATAAACATGCCTCGGACCTTACAAAACACGAGGCCGCCGCTATAGCGGTAATATTCCCAAGTCCGCTTAAATGGTCGGCAACAAACCCTACCCGGTATTTAAAGCACAGGCAGTATTTGATCATGAAAAACATGAAAAGGCTGGGGCCATTGGATTTTTAG
- a CDS encoding DNA polymerase III subunit gamma/tau codes for MDNFIVSARKYRPATFETVVGQQHITNTLKNAIKNNQLAQAFLFCGPRGVGKTTCARILAKTINCTNLQPNGEACGECPSCKAFENGNSFNVHELDAASNNSVDDIRSLIEQVRIPPQAARYKVYIIDEVHMLSQAAFNAFLKTLEEPPHYAIFILATTEKHKILPTILSRCQIFDFNRIKVDDMAGHLASIAGKENISFEPDGLHIIAQKADGGLRDALSMFDQIVSFSGGKVTYRSVIDNLNILDYDYYFNITESLLKEDTAKVLLFFDEILSRGFDGAHFIAGLSEHFRNLLVSKDQTTLKLLEVSEGIKNKYLQQSQAGSVSFLLSAMNIANQCDISYKLSKNQRLQVELALLKMCHLPSAFNMATTPLNATPIADGGLKKKPDTAAITPPPVVNLANDAPVLSAAQAINKTVPATNGQPAPANQAVQVKEAAAEKPKIIMPLRSTLTPSLTDTAKTEEEILEEEDPYIKGDSRDDFTMDSFLKYWSDFAAKVKADGKKNLVTIFTSNAPRMIRPYEFEILVGNKVQENLFREERPEMHNFLRTKLNNFTIEVNARVDEQEVVRKPYTSIEKFQYMASRNPELMDLRNRFNLDFD; via the coding sequence GTGGATAATTTCATTGTTTCGGCCCGTAAGTATCGCCCGGCTACTTTTGAAACCGTTGTTGGTCAGCAGCACATAACCAATACACTCAAAAACGCCATTAAAAACAACCAGCTGGCACAGGCATTTTTGTTTTGTGGTCCGCGTGGTGTGGGCAAAACTACGTGTGCACGTATCCTGGCTAAAACCATTAACTGCACCAATTTGCAGCCTAATGGCGAAGCTTGTGGCGAATGCCCAAGCTGCAAAGCCTTTGAAAACGGCAACTCCTTTAACGTACATGAACTGGATGCCGCATCCAATAACTCGGTTGATGATATCCGCAGCCTTATTGAGCAGGTACGCATACCGCCACAAGCTGCGCGCTACAAGGTTTATATTATTGATGAGGTGCACATGCTATCGCAGGCGGCTTTTAACGCTTTCCTGAAAACATTGGAAGAGCCTCCTCATTATGCCATATTTATATTGGCTACTACCGAGAAACACAAAATACTCCCCACCATATTATCCCGCTGCCAGATTTTTGATTTTAATCGCATTAAGGTTGATGATATGGCCGGCCACCTGGCTTCTATTGCCGGCAAAGAAAACATTAGTTTCGAACCCGATGGCCTGCATATTATAGCCCAAAAAGCCGATGGCGGGTTACGCGACGCGCTGTCGATGTTTGACCAGATAGTGAGTTTCTCGGGCGGTAAGGTTACCTATCGCTCGGTTATTGACAACCTGAATATACTTGATTACGATTATTATTTTAATATAACAGAAAGCCTGCTTAAAGAAGACACTGCCAAAGTACTGTTGTTTTTTGACGAGATATTGTCGCGTGGTTTTGATGGAGCGCATTTTATTGCCGGCTTAAGCGAACACTTCCGTAACCTGCTGGTAAGTAAAGATCAAACCACTTTAAAGTTGCTGGAAGTAAGCGAGGGCATCAAAAATAAATACTTACAGCAATCGCAGGCAGGCTCGGTATCGTTCCTGTTATCGGCCATGAATATTGCTAATCAATGCGATATTAGCTATAAGCTAAGTAAAAATCAACGGCTGCAGGTTGAACTGGCATTGCTCAAAATGTGCCATCTGCCTTCGGCCTTTAATATGGCTACCACGCCACTTAACGCAACGCCCATCGCAGATGGGGGATTAAAAAAAAAACCTGATACCGCAGCAATAACCCCTCCGCCGGTTGTTAATTTAGCCAATGACGCGCCGGTTTTAAGCGCGGCGCAAGCTATCAACAAAACAGTTCCCGCAACTAATGGACAGCCCGCCCCGGCAAATCAAGCTGTACAGGTAAAAGAAGCTGCTGCCGAAAAGCCTAAAATTATTATGCCGCTTAGGAGTACGTTAACTCCATCGTTAACAGATACCGCTAAAACAGAAGAGGAAATACTTGAAGAAGAAGATCCCTATATAAAAGGCGACTCACGGGATGATTTTACCATGGATAGCTTTTTAAAATACTGGAGTGATTTTGCCGCTAAAGTTAAAGCCGATGGTAAAAAAAACCTGGTTACCATTTTTACGTCAAACGCGCCACGGATGATAAGGCCATACGAATTTGAAATTTTGGTGGGCAATAAAGTGCAGGAAAATTTATTCAGAGAAGAGCGGCCAGAGATGCATAATTTTTTGCGAACCAAGCTAAACAACTTTACTATCGAGGTAAATGCCCGCGTGGATGAACAGGAAGTTGTTCGTAAGCCCTACACCTCAATAGAAAAATTTCAGTACATGGCATCCCGCAACCCCGAACTGATGGATTTGCGCAATCGCTTTAATCTTGATTTTGATTAA
- the rpsF gene encoding 30S ribosomal protein S6 — protein MQQYEIVIVLTPLLSVEVAAEANAKFSKILTDGGAEIVQEDNWGLRKLAYPIQKKTTGYYHLTEFKAPGELINKLEVELRRDERVLRFLTIALDKHAVAYNDKKRSGAFNKKPKATEEASK, from the coding sequence ATGCAACAGTACGAAATCGTGATCGTTCTAACCCCGTTGTTATCAGTAGAAGTTGCTGCCGAGGCTAACGCCAAGTTCAGCAAAATCTTAACTGATGGCGGAGCCGAAATTGTCCAGGAGGATAATTGGGGTTTGAGAAAATTAGCGTACCCTATTCAAAAAAAGACTACAGGGTACTATCACTTAACTGAATTTAAGGCTCCGGGTGAATTAATTAACAAATTGGAGGTTGAATTAAGGCGCGATGAGCGTGTTTTGCGTTTCCTGACCATTGCTTTAGATAAGCATGCTGTTGCGTATAACGACAAAAAACGCAGCGGTGCCTTTAACAAGAAACCTAAAGCAACAGAGGAGGCTTCAAAATAA
- a CDS encoding Uma2 family endonuclease: MQLSDLDVTKTYTYADYLKWAFDERIELIKGKIFKMSPAPGSIHQRLSQRISLKLGIYLIGKRCEVFTAPFDVRLSRKTSNDKEVNTVVQPDICVICDINKVDDRGCLGAPDIVVEILSPGNNKKELQNKYEVYEENGVLEYWIIHPSEKTFLRYSLVGNSYQASRLLTTGDEVTTPVLPGFVLNLDELFAVTNN, translated from the coding sequence ATGCAATTATCAGATTTGGATGTCACTAAAACTTATACTTATGCCGACTATTTAAAGTGGGCGTTTGATGAGCGTATTGAACTTATTAAAGGGAAAATCTTCAAAATGAGCCCAGCCCCGGGATCAATTCATCAACGTTTATCTCAAAGAATAAGCCTCAAATTGGGCATCTACCTGATTGGCAAAAGGTGTGAGGTTTTTACAGCACCCTTCGACGTAAGATTATCACGGAAGACCAGTAACGACAAAGAAGTCAATACCGTAGTACAACCCGACATTTGTGTAATATGCGATATTAATAAAGTAGATGACCGGGGCTGTTTAGGAGCTCCCGATATTGTAGTCGAAATTTTATCGCCCGGTAACAATAAAAAGGAATTACAAAACAAATATGAAGTTTACGAGGAAAATGGCGTACTTGAATACTGGATTATCCATCCATCCGAAAAAACATTTCTTAGATATAGCCTTGTTGGAAACAGCTACCAGGCATCGCGGTTACTTACTACCGGCGATGAAGTAACAACACCTGTATTGCCTGGTTTTGTATTAAATCTGGATGAACTTTTTGCAGTAACCAACAATTAA
- the rplI gene encoding 50S ribosomal protein L9, with protein MEVILKQDVKNLGDKDDVVNVKPGYGRNYLLPKGFAILATPSARKVLAENLKQAQFKQEKIRKDADAIAARLESVKLNIGAKAGETGKIFGAINTIQVADALKKEGFDVDRRRITFDQEPKFVGDYIANINLHKEVKVQVPFSVVAE; from the coding sequence ATGGAAGTTATTTTAAAACAAGATGTAAAAAACCTGGGTGATAAAGACGATGTAGTAAACGTTAAACCAGGTTATGGCCGTAACTACCTTTTACCTAAAGGCTTCGCCATATTAGCTACGCCAAGCGCACGCAAAGTTTTAGCTGAAAACTTGAAACAAGCTCAGTTTAAACAAGAAAAAATCCGCAAGGATGCCGATGCGATTGCTGCCCGTTTAGAAAGCGTTAAACTTAACATTGGTGCCAAAGCAGGCGAAACCGGAAAAATCTTCGGTGCTATCAATACCATCCAGGTTGCTGATGCATTGAAAAAAGAAGGTTTTGATGTTGACCGTCGCCGTATCACTTTTGATCAGGAGCCTAAGTTTGTTGGTGATTACATCGCAAACATTAACCTGCACAAAGAAGTTAAGGTACAAGTTCCTTTCTCGGTAGTAGCTGAGTAA
- a CDS encoding alpha/beta hydrolase-fold protein codes for MTIRAFKLFTGIFMLAFAVSTGYCQVKTASPSPFTDKDMVSWDYSSKTIGEDYTIYVHFPPGYDTTKIKYPVLYMTDGDWNMTVAMNCFNMLRQDYKTTEALIVGIGYGSRPNKRNRDLNPETGGPKFISFIEQEVIPFIQGKYRVNDNKALYGYSFGGMFTTMVLFNHPGLFNMVFIGAPGNTGRELLPSAQKYFANHTDLNCRVFLGVGSYEQENAKNIEQFTAYMKKQNCKNLDIDFAITPGANHGAALAQVMQNAIAFAYCQKHKAIILTAKELEPYSGNYKVAGDEKDTFKVYLSGGKLYFKQNDQLPQEFAPYAKDSFFMYEDEKADINFKTEGGKKYLVFNFPGEKPVRLDRVN; via the coding sequence ATGACTATAAGAGCATTCAAGTTATTTACAGGAATCTTCATGCTGGCTTTTGCAGTGAGTACCGGTTACTGCCAGGTAAAAACCGCCTCGCCCAGCCCCTTTACTGATAAAGATATGGTTTCATGGGATTACAGCTCAAAAACCATTGGCGAAGACTATACCATTTATGTACATTTTCCGCCGGGATATGATACCACAAAAATTAAATATCCGGTATTATACATGACTGATGGCGACTGGAACATGACGGTTGCCATGAACTGCTTTAACATGCTGAGGCAGGATTATAAAACTACCGAAGCCCTGATTGTTGGCATAGGCTATGGTAGCCGCCCCAACAAACGTAACCGCGACCTTAACCCCGAAACCGGCGGACCAAAATTCATATCGTTTATTGAACAGGAAGTAATACCTTTTATACAAGGCAAATACAGGGTTAATGATAATAAGGCTTTATATGGCTACTCATTCGGGGGCATGTTTACCACCATGGTATTGTTTAACCATCCTGGTTTGTTTAATATGGTATTTATAGGTGCACCCGGTAATACCGGCAGGGAGCTGCTACCATCTGCGCAAAAATATTTTGCAAACCATACTGATCTTAATTGCCGGGTGTTTTTAGGCGTGGGATCATACGAGCAGGAAAATGCGAAGAACATTGAGCAGTTTACCGCTTACATGAAAAAACAAAACTGTAAAAACCTGGATATTGATTTTGCAATTACTCCGGGTGCAAATCATGGTGCTGCCCTGGCACAGGTAATGCAAAATGCCATAGCGTTTGCATATTGCCAAAAACATAAAGCAATCATACTAACTGCAAAAGAGCTTGAACCGTACAGCGGCAATTACAAGGTAGCCGGCGACGAAAAAGATACGTTTAAAGTGTATTTGTCAGGAGGTAAACTATACTTTAAACAAAACGACCAGTTGCCCCAGGAATTTGCACCTTACGCCAAAGATTCTTTTTTTATGTACGAAGATGAAAAAGCCGACATCAACTTTAAAACAGAAGGCGGCAAAAAATATTTAGTATTTAACTTTCCAGGTGAAAAGCCGGTAAGGTTGGATAGGGTTAATTAA